Proteins encoded together in one Candidatus Sulfotelmatobacter sp. window:
- a CDS encoding TonB-dependent receptor, which yields MKQVYSYLTHSPSLKCGAVVVAGALLLLAGIPAAYGQIDRAELEGTVTDPNGRVVSGAVVKVLAVETGLSQEQPSNSSGYYRFPGLAVGKYTVTTTAAGFQTKVVQDVILRVGQTRTLDVQLGVGAVSEQIEVKANELANRTSAEAATVIDTEQIANLPNNGRDWASFTLLAPFAQDDGGGDQRTIRFAGRARDDNNFSIDGVDAGGIQEQAQKSQTRLQISQDAIQEYRVNSADYDVEYGTQSGGQIDVETKSGTNNYHGSIFGYFRNSVFDARNFNDYNLANQPAIPPFRLGQYGLTVGGPIKKDNTFFFISYEGLRQYQSITESGVYVPAGLCCAAFDPTLGEPQNITVPYQQYVLDQANSLGYGSQMCQIMQAFPWRASVGSIDGCSPRFVLPDSAFQYMGGGGSANQDDVTFAAPTIVHEDTWLVRIDHKISEKTLLYGRAQRDISLVDAPNGNSSLATDKLQTINHPANYMIALQHTFGPTLFNEGKFYVNRAPFHNPQASALPYAVSTDNFVGLNNDSADIEVGTTYGLIDNLTWSHARHTFKMGMEYRRVRLNQGQTSNNSLTFGDDYSLSQASLTSLDYIAPWCCHRLRRNFFMPYFQDEWKATPTLTLTAGLRWDYYGVAHEATNRTTVFDVNQFHGVCLGTGSFNVPPVSPSLGPINTPPCPAHPALYNASYVNFDPRLALAWAPAALHGKTVIRSGFGIYHGAAQNDDLNAGLESDTFRVLINSFAAGPNLQSQFQQLDPTFTGLNIGKQASHPRALQRHGRRDLYVESWTLAVEHQLPANFLASAQYLGSRGVRLFSRGAVNLCTSPLTSNVLPGNPDSVPVTDCQRTLDPYYLPDPSNPGYTTSDPFGSVDYKSDIGSSTYNALGLSLERRFKAGLEFQGRYTWSHSINDGSVGGGESNGPENVNCLQCDKGPSIFDVRNNVAVNAVYELPFGPGKPYLNSPGAVGKILGGWQLSSIGLWHTGHPLTVFMDLQKNSISDPNNPFVGLPFTYLLPNGDDQDTQRPDIIPGVPLTLPHQQPAVGGAAGSPYVNLAAFAPPPVDANGNFTRFGNEPNGAIRALPYWQIDLALTKETRLTERTSLEFAVQAFNIFNHVQFADPSQLNLAYDTPGGVGGLFPESGFGYIDTTVNFNNNNDNAASPNTGTGLPRQLQFMVRVKF from the coding sequence ATGAAGCAAGTTTATTCCTACCTTACCCATTCTCCATCCCTCAAGTGCGGAGCCGTAGTAGTGGCGGGCGCACTGCTCCTGCTTGCCGGGATACCGGCAGCCTATGGCCAGATAGATCGGGCGGAGCTGGAAGGCACTGTGACCGATCCGAACGGAAGAGTGGTGTCGGGCGCAGTCGTCAAGGTGCTTGCGGTCGAGACAGGGTTAAGCCAGGAACAGCCGTCCAATTCGAGCGGCTATTACCGTTTTCCCGGTCTGGCAGTCGGCAAATATACGGTCACAACGACCGCCGCCGGTTTTCAGACGAAAGTGGTGCAGGACGTTATCCTGCGTGTTGGCCAGACGCGAACATTAGACGTGCAACTTGGGGTGGGAGCGGTTAGCGAGCAGATCGAGGTCAAGGCGAACGAGTTGGCGAATCGCACTTCGGCCGAAGCCGCGACGGTGATTGATACCGAACAGATCGCCAATCTTCCGAATAATGGCCGCGATTGGGCTAGCTTCACGCTGCTGGCGCCCTTTGCGCAGGACGATGGCGGCGGCGATCAGCGCACCATTCGATTCGCCGGCCGGGCCCGCGACGACAATAACTTTTCGATCGATGGCGTTGACGCCGGGGGCATCCAGGAGCAGGCCCAGAAATCGCAGACTCGCTTGCAGATTTCGCAGGATGCAATCCAGGAATATCGCGTGAACAGCGCCGATTACGACGTCGAGTACGGCACGCAGTCGGGCGGACAAATCGACGTCGAAACCAAGTCGGGCACTAATAATTATCACGGCTCGATTTTTGGATATTTTCGGAACTCCGTTTTTGACGCGCGCAACTTCAACGACTACAACCTGGCCAATCAGCCTGCGATCCCGCCGTTTCGTCTGGGGCAGTACGGATTAACCGTCGGCGGGCCGATCAAGAAAGACAATACGTTCTTCTTCATCAGTTACGAGGGCCTGCGGCAGTACCAGTCGATCACAGAAAGCGGAGTATACGTCCCTGCCGGGCTATGCTGCGCCGCCTTCGACCCGACGCTCGGCGAACCGCAGAATATCACCGTTCCCTACCAGCAATATGTCTTAGATCAAGCCAACAGCCTCGGCTATGGATCGCAGATGTGCCAAATCATGCAAGCTTTTCCCTGGCGCGCGTCGGTGGGATCGATTGATGGCTGCTCGCCGCGGTTTGTTCTTCCCGATAGCGCCTTCCAGTACATGGGAGGCGGAGGCAGCGCGAATCAAGACGATGTCACATTCGCTGCGCCAACCATCGTGCATGAAGACACGTGGCTGGTCCGAATTGATCACAAAATCAGTGAGAAGACGCTGCTCTACGGTCGTGCGCAGCGCGATATCAGCCTGGTCGATGCGCCCAATGGCAACTCCAGCCTGGCGACCGATAAACTGCAGACCATCAATCATCCAGCGAATTACATGATCGCGCTGCAGCACACGTTTGGTCCGACCCTATTCAACGAAGGCAAGTTCTACGTGAACCGGGCGCCGTTCCATAATCCACAGGCCAGCGCTCTGCCCTATGCGGTGAGCACCGACAATTTCGTGGGCCTCAATAACGACAGCGCGGACATTGAGGTCGGAACGACCTATGGCTTAATCGACAATCTGACCTGGTCCCACGCTCGCCATACGTTCAAAATGGGTATGGAGTATCGAAGGGTCCGCCTGAACCAAGGCCAAACCTCAAACAACAGCCTGACCTTTGGTGACGACTATTCGTTGTCCCAGGCCTCACTGACGAGTCTTGATTACATCGCTCCGTGGTGCTGTCATAGGTTGCGCCGCAATTTCTTCATGCCGTATTTCCAGGACGAATGGAAGGCAACTCCCACCCTCACCCTGACGGCGGGGCTGCGCTGGGACTACTACGGCGTCGCGCACGAGGCGACCAACCGTACGACAGTATTCGACGTTAACCAGTTTCACGGCGTTTGTTTGGGAACTGGATCTTTCAACGTTCCTCCGGTTTCACCGAGTCTGGGCCCCATCAATACGCCGCCGTGTCCTGCACATCCCGCCCTGTACAACGCCAGTTATGTGAATTTTGATCCGCGGTTGGCTCTGGCGTGGGCTCCCGCCGCTCTGCATGGGAAGACTGTCATCCGCTCGGGCTTTGGTATTTATCATGGTGCCGCGCAAAATGACGACTTGAACGCAGGTCTGGAGAGCGACACATTCCGCGTTCTGATCAACAGCTTCGCCGCTGGTCCCAATTTGCAGTCTCAGTTCCAGCAACTCGATCCCACTTTTACGGGACTCAATATCGGCAAACAAGCCAGCCATCCCCGAGCGCTGCAACGGCACGGGCGGCGCGATTTGTACGTGGAATCGTGGACATTGGCCGTGGAACATCAGTTGCCTGCCAATTTCTTAGCCTCGGCGCAATATCTTGGCAGCCGAGGAGTGCGGCTCTTCTCTCGCGGCGCGGTAAATCTCTGCACCTCGCCATTAACATCGAACGTTCTTCCCGGCAACCCCGACAGCGTCCCTGTCACAGATTGCCAGCGCACACTCGATCCCTATTACCTGCCCGATCCGTCCAATCCCGGCTACACGACCTCCGATCCTTTCGGATCGGTCGACTACAAGAGCGATATCGGCTCCAGCACGTACAACGCGCTTGGACTGTCTCTCGAACGTCGCTTCAAAGCAGGCCTGGAGTTTCAGGGGCGCTATACCTGGTCTCATTCCATTAACGACGGCTCTGTCGGTGGGGGCGAGTCGAATGGACCGGAGAATGTGAATTGCCTTCAGTGCGACAAAGGACCGAGTATTTTCGATGTCCGCAACAACGTCGCCGTCAATGCCGTATACGAACTTCCGTTCGGTCCGGGAAAGCCGTACCTCAATTCTCCTGGAGCTGTCGGCAAAATACTTGGAGGCTGGCAGCTGAGCAGCATTGGCCTCTGGCATACGGGCCACCCTTTGACCGTCTTTATGGATCTTCAGAAGAACAGCATCAGCGATCCGAACAACCCATTCGTCGGACTTCCGTTTACTTACCTCCTTCCCAACGGCGACGATCAGGATACTCAACGTCCCGACATCATTCCGGGAGTGCCGTTGACATTGCCGCATCAGCAGCCCGCAGTCGGGGGAGCCGCGGGGTCGCCCTACGTCAACCTCGCGGCATTTGCGCCTCCTCCGGTGGACGCCAACGGAAACTTCACTCGCTTTGGCAATGAACCGAATGGAGCCATTCGTGCCCTGCCTTACTGGCAGATCGATCTGGCACTGACCAAGGAAACAAGACTGACGGAGCGCACATCGCTGGAGTTTGCGGTGCAGGCGTTTAACATCTTCAACCACGTGCAATTCGCTGATCCCAGTCAACTGAATCTGGCTTACGATACCCCGGGTGGGGTAGGCGGCCTGTTCCCTGAATCAGGGTTCGGTTACATCGATACAACGGTGAACTTCAACAACAACAACGATAACGCCGCATCGCCGAACACCGGCACCGGGCTGCCGCGGCAGTTGCAATTCATGGTGCGAGTGAAGTTCTGA
- a CDS encoding response regulator transcription factor: MKLLIVEDEARMAALLRKGLTEEGHIATCAFDGAEGLALAKSFEFDVIILDIMMPKLSGYEMAKRLRAEKVRTPVLMLTARDSLPDIVRGLDLGADDYMTKPFSFEELMARLRAVKRRALAAQDVSLQVADLILDPASREVLRGDTRIALTRTEYNLLERLMYRAGKVVSRRALIESVWGFDREIEENTLDAFMHLLRNKIDAPGRAKLIHTIRGVGYVVRQNGLA, from the coding sequence ATGAAGCTCTTGATCGTAGAAGACGAAGCGCGTATGGCCGCCTTGCTCCGCAAGGGGCTCACTGAGGAGGGCCACATCGCGACGTGCGCATTCGATGGCGCCGAGGGCCTGGCTTTGGCGAAGTCCTTTGAGTTCGACGTCATCATTCTCGATATCATGATGCCCAAGCTCAGCGGCTACGAAATGGCCAAGCGCCTGCGCGCGGAAAAAGTCCGGACTCCCGTTCTGATGCTGACGGCCCGCGACTCCCTCCCCGACATTGTCCGCGGTCTCGATCTGGGCGCTGACGATTACATGACCAAACCGTTTTCGTTCGAGGAACTGATGGCGCGGTTGCGGGCGGTGAAGAGACGCGCCCTCGCGGCGCAGGACGTCAGTTTGCAGGTCGCCGACTTAATTCTTGATCCCGCCAGCAGAGAAGTTCTGCGCGGAGACACACGGATTGCGCTGACCCGCACTGAATACAATTTGCTGGAGCGACTGATGTACCGCGCCGGCAAGGTCGTCTCCCGCCGGGCGCTGATCGAATCGGTCTGGGGGTTTGACCGGGAAATTGAAGAGAATACTCTCGACGCGTTTATGCACCTGTTGCGTAATAAGATCGATGCACCCGGCCGGGCCAAGCTCATTCACACGATTCGCGGCGTCGGCTACGTGGTTCGGCAGAATGGGCTCGCATGA
- a CDS encoding ATP-binding protein: MQKLSIGVRLTFWYLAIFALAQLVFGAGMWLILRHNLYDLVDDGLETQVDDLKSFLEAQKKDATIAKLQEETNEAYGIEHAGDYLAIYADDNQLIYRAPFIEAHPSLFPPNHVKHPVMKSQLIDGHALRFILCKINANNHVFTVEMGAPADDVVQTLRLFRFYLLMFAPLLFLAAAGGGYWLSRRALSPVDALVRTAREVGGTNLSGRLQKLETGDELQRLSDTLNEMLDRIESAFLRITQFTADASHELRTPVSLIRTEAELALRRSRGEAEYKESLRHILLEAERTTALIEQLLSLARSDSGRETLDLQPVDLRQLLRDMVEGWRQVATIRNLEFYGSLGRTDSVPHSLPDALADSLPDLSGSDLFVLGDETLLRRLADILLDNAFKYTSAPGSVRLSIESKNGSAAITVHDSGIGIAEEDQPKIFERFYRVDPARSRGGAGLGLAIAQWIVTQHHGSIAVESRPGHGSTFRVELPVIAVPVKNPQPA, encoded by the coding sequence ATGCAAAAACTCTCCATCGGCGTGCGCCTTACGTTCTGGTACCTGGCAATATTTGCCCTGGCCCAGCTCGTCTTCGGCGCCGGCATGTGGCTCATCCTGCGGCATAATCTCTATGACTTGGTCGACGATGGCCTGGAGACCCAGGTCGACGATCTGAAGAGCTTTCTTGAGGCGCAGAAGAAAGACGCCACGATTGCGAAACTACAAGAGGAAACAAACGAGGCTTATGGCATTGAGCACGCCGGAGATTACCTGGCCATTTACGCGGACGACAATCAGCTAATTTATCGTGCGCCATTTATCGAGGCGCACCCATCACTCTTCCCGCCGAACCACGTCAAACATCCGGTCATGAAAAGCCAGTTGATTGATGGCCATGCCCTCCGCTTCATTCTGTGCAAGATCAACGCCAACAATCATGTCTTCACCGTCGAGATGGGGGCCCCGGCGGACGATGTTGTGCAAACCCTGAGGCTGTTCCGTTTTTATTTGCTGATGTTTGCTCCCCTCCTGTTCCTGGCGGCCGCGGGCGGAGGTTACTGGTTGAGCCGGCGAGCCTTATCCCCGGTGGATGCGTTGGTGCGAACCGCGCGCGAGGTCGGCGGAACGAACCTGAGCGGCCGCCTCCAGAAATTAGAAACCGGCGACGAACTGCAACGCCTCTCCGACACATTAAATGAGATGCTGGACCGGATCGAGTCCGCATTTCTGCGCATCACGCAATTTACCGCCGACGCTTCCCACGAACTGAGAACACCGGTGTCGCTGATCCGCACCGAAGCCGAGCTGGCATTGCGGCGTTCGCGCGGAGAAGCCGAATACAAAGAATCGCTGCGCCACATTCTGCTGGAGGCGGAACGCACCACTGCGCTGATCGAACAGTTGCTGTCATTGGCCCGCTCTGATTCCGGACGCGAGACGCTTGATCTGCAACCGGTAGACTTGCGGCAACTGTTGCGCGACATGGTCGAAGGCTGGCGGCAAGTGGCCACCATTCGCAACCTTGAGTTCTACGGCAGCCTCGGTCGTACCGACTCCGTTCCCCATTCACTTCCCGATGCACTCGCTGATTCACTTCCAGATTTATCCGGTTCCGATTTGTTTGTCCTCGGCGACGAGACGCTGCTGCGACGCCTCGCGGACATTCTGCTCGATAACGCCTTCAAATACACTTCCGCGCCCGGTTCTGTGCGCCTGTCGATCGAGTCGAAAAACGGAAGCGCGGCGATTACGGTGCACGACTCCGGGATCGGCATCGCCGAAGAAGACCAGCCCAAGATTTTCGAGCGCTTCTACCGCGTCGACCCAGCCCGAAGCCGCGGCGGCGCCGGACTCGGATTGGCCATCGCGCAGTGGATCGTCACTCAGCACCACGGCTCGATCGCGGTCGAGAGTCGCCCCGGTCACGGTAGCACCTTCCGCGTCGAGTTGCCCGTGATCGCAGTGCCGGTGAAGAATCCGCAGCCCGCATGA
- the ggt gene encoding gamma-glutamyltransferase, with product MIISQRVVVKIFAAFLLLSVSSTLAAQQFSSVPGQGRSMVVTKMGIVAAPQFLASQAGAHILEEGGNAVDAAIAANAVMGLVQPYVNGIGGDLFAVYYEAKTGKLYGLNASGWTPKSLTIDYLKEHGVDHINPIGVETVDVPGTVAGWDALRSRFGTLPFTELLAPAIYYAQNGFPLAERNARYWVAKSLMQQPGYKETYLPTGVAPKVGDEFKNPALANSLRQIAAHGRDAFYNGAMTDTMVQFLRARGGTHTVEDFRDFQPEWVDPISTTYRGWTIYELPPNGQGIAALTMLNIMEQFPLSQYGHNSVDALHVMIEAKKLAYADMYKYVGDTRFTPVPVKEMLSKDLAKQRAALIKMDKAACEVVPSDIKAMLDAHGNSTIYLSTIDKDGNIVSLIQSNFAGYGTGLVAPGLGFSFHNRGAGFQLTPGLPNSLAGHKRPLHTIIPAFMQKDDIHIGFGIMGGWNQAQAHAQFVANVVDYGMNVQAALEQPRFTKATFEGCDVQMEPSIPAEVRAELAKRGHQIELLEPFSFTVGQGEAVVRDKNRSVNFAGADPRSDGEAIPQEPNTK from the coding sequence ATGATAATTTCCCAAAGGGTCGTCGTGAAGATTTTTGCCGCTTTTCTGCTTTTATCGGTTTCTTCGACGCTTGCAGCACAGCAGTTTTCTTCTGTGCCGGGGCAGGGCCGCTCGATGGTCGTGACGAAGATGGGAATCGTGGCAGCTCCGCAGTTTCTTGCCTCCCAGGCAGGGGCCCATATTTTAGAAGAGGGCGGCAACGCAGTAGATGCGGCAATTGCCGCGAATGCCGTGATGGGTTTAGTGCAGCCGTATGTAAACGGCATAGGCGGGGACTTGTTCGCCGTCTATTACGAGGCGAAGACCGGAAAGCTCTATGGCCTGAATGCAAGCGGTTGGACTCCGAAGTCGCTAACGATTGATTACCTGAAAGAGCACGGCGTCGACCATATCAATCCGATCGGCGTCGAGACCGTCGACGTTCCCGGTACTGTGGCGGGATGGGATGCGCTGCGGAGCCGGTTCGGTACTTTGCCCTTCACGGAACTTCTCGCGCCTGCGATTTACTATGCGCAAAACGGCTTCCCGCTGGCCGAGAGAAATGCGCGCTACTGGGTTGCCAAAAGCCTGATGCAGCAACCGGGATACAAGGAAACATATCTCCCGACCGGCGTAGCGCCGAAAGTAGGCGATGAATTCAAGAACCCGGCGCTTGCGAATTCGCTGCGCCAGATTGCAGCTCATGGAAGAGACGCCTTCTATAACGGAGCCATGACCGATACCATGGTGCAGTTCTTGCGAGCGCGGGGCGGGACCCATACGGTCGAAGATTTCAGGGATTTTCAGCCCGAGTGGGTTGACCCGATCTCCACGACATATCGCGGGTGGACGATCTACGAGTTACCTCCGAATGGTCAAGGGATTGCCGCCTTAACCATGCTGAACATCATGGAACAGTTTCCGTTGAGCCAGTATGGGCACAACTCCGTCGATGCCTTGCATGTGATGATCGAGGCGAAGAAATTAGCCTATGCAGATATGTATAAATACGTGGGTGATACGCGCTTTACTCCTGTGCCCGTCAAGGAGATGCTGTCCAAAGATCTCGCCAAGCAGCGTGCCGCACTCATCAAGATGGATAAAGCCGCATGCGAGGTGGTTCCTTCAGACATTAAGGCAATGCTCGACGCGCACGGCAATTCGACGATTTATCTTTCTACGATCGATAAAGACGGCAACATCGTTTCGCTGATTCAGAGCAATTTTGCGGGTTACGGTACAGGATTGGTCGCGCCCGGGCTCGGCTTCTCGTTTCATAATCGTGGAGCGGGATTTCAGTTGACGCCCGGACTTCCAAATTCTTTGGCGGGCCACAAACGTCCTCTGCACACGATCATTCCGGCGTTCATGCAGAAGGACGATATACATATTGGCTTCGGGATTATGGGGGGTTGGAACCAGGCGCAGGCCCACGCGCAGTTTGTCGCAAACGTTGTGGATTACGGAATGAATGTGCAGGCGGCGCTCGAACAGCCGCGATTCACCAAGGCAACTTTTGAGGGTTGTGATGTGCAGATGGAACCATCAATTCCGGCCGAGGTAAGAGCGGAGCTTGCAAAGCGAGGTCATCAGATCGAATTGCTGGAACCGTTTTCCTTTACTGTGGGGCAAGGCGAAGCTGTGGTGAGGGATAAAAATCGGAGTGTAAATTTTGCGGGAGCTGACCCGCGTTCGGATGGCGAAGCGATTCCGCAAGAACCGAACACGAAGTAA
- a CDS encoding M15 family metallopeptidase produces MKPRLNHFVQLCCLLLLLEVGFAQEASFRIAPLRPVEELRAEALKAQPPAEQGAFRQPELVELVKLDPSIKLDIRYATTNNFLGTPVYTQARAFLQRPAAEALVRVNRELKARGYVLIIHDGYRPWYVTKIFWDATPDDKKIFVANPAEGSKHNRGCAVDLSLYDLKTGKEVKMPSGYDEMSDRAYADYAGGTMDERARRTLLREAMEKQGFTVYPEEWWHFDYKDWKAYPILNVKFEDLRQ; encoded by the coding sequence ATGAAACCCAGACTAAACCACTTCGTCCAGCTTTGTTGTCTTCTTCTGCTGTTGGAAGTCGGTTTCGCGCAAGAGGCCAGCTTCCGTATCGCACCTCTTCGTCCGGTAGAAGAGCTGCGCGCAGAGGCGCTAAAGGCGCAGCCGCCAGCCGAGCAGGGAGCTTTCCGCCAACCTGAGTTAGTGGAGTTGGTGAAGCTCGATCCGTCGATCAAGCTCGATATCCGTTACGCCACCACGAACAATTTCCTGGGTACACCCGTATACACTCAGGCGCGGGCGTTCCTTCAGCGGCCAGCGGCGGAAGCGCTGGTTCGTGTCAATCGCGAGCTCAAGGCTCGCGGATACGTCCTTATCATCCATGACGGCTACCGCCCATGGTATGTCACGAAAATTTTCTGGGACGCCACTCCCGATGACAAGAAAATCTTCGTTGCCAATCCAGCCGAGGGCTCGAAGCATAACCGCGGGTGCGCCGTGGACCTTTCCTTATACGATTTGAAAACGGGCAAAGAAGTGAAAATGCCCAGCGGATACGACGAGATGTCGGATCGCGCCTATGCCGACTACGCCGGCGGAACCATGGACGAGCGCGCTCGCCGTACCTTGCTGCGCGAAGCAATGGAAAAACAGGGTTTCACGGTCTACCCTGAGGAGTGGTGGCACTTCGACTACAAGGACTGGAAAGCGTATCCAATCCTGAATGTAAAGTTTGAAGATCTCCGACAGTAG
- a CDS encoding zinc dependent phospholipase C family protein: MGREGRHAHPVIKMKRPRRAAVSVLLVLSLWLASTNVASSYSVLTHEAIIDAAWEISIRPVLLQRFSNATPEELKLAHAYAYGGAIIQDLGYYPHGSHFFSDLTHYCRTGDFILALLRNSEDINGYAFAIGALSHYAGDIAGHRIGINPSVPILYPKLREKYGKVVTYEEDPLAHIKAEFGFDVLEVARQRYAPDSYRDFIGFQVDVPLLEKAFRETYGLELKSVLTDENKAFGSYRHDVSQLIPKATRIAWTLKKNEIQRDEPSMTKRKFLYNLSRSSYEKNWGRAYQRPTPFERFLAFLYKLLPKFGPLRVLQLRTPTPQTEHMFEASFNAALDSYKALLVQTGRGTPEVPDVNLDTGGSTSPGVYFMNDNVRAKLLEKLAEQNFARVTADLRANLLHFYSDPDAPYATKRKPKQWNKLQVDLKRLKESVPTTSAGDSQGDGQ; the protein is encoded by the coding sequence TTGGGACGCGAAGGCAGGCATGCGCATCCGGTAATCAAAATGAAACGGCCACGCCGCGCTGCTGTCAGCGTTTTGCTTGTCCTTTCCCTCTGGCTCGCTTCCACGAATGTGGCATCGAGCTACTCGGTCTTGACCCACGAAGCAATCATCGACGCGGCATGGGAAATCAGCATCCGTCCGGTCCTATTGCAGCGTTTTTCAAATGCAACTCCAGAGGAACTGAAGCTAGCCCATGCCTACGCTTATGGCGGTGCGATCATTCAGGATCTCGGTTACTACCCTCACGGCAGCCACTTTTTCAGCGACCTGACCCACTATTGCCGGACCGGAGACTTTATCCTAGCTTTGCTCCGAAACTCCGAGGACATCAATGGTTATGCATTCGCCATCGGCGCTCTTTCTCATTATGCCGGGGACATTGCTGGTCACCGGATAGGCATCAATCCTTCAGTGCCTATTCTCTATCCGAAGTTGCGGGAAAAATACGGCAAAGTTGTGACCTATGAAGAAGATCCGCTGGCGCATATCAAGGCGGAATTTGGATTTGACGTCCTGGAAGTCGCACGGCAGCGTTACGCTCCCGACAGCTATCGCGATTTCATCGGGTTTCAAGTCGACGTTCCATTGCTGGAGAAGGCTTTTCGCGAAACTTATGGCCTGGAGCTTAAGTCGGTTTTGACGGATGAGAATAAAGCTTTCGGTTCATACCGGCATGACGTCAGTCAACTCATTCCTAAGGCGACTCGAATTGCCTGGACTCTAAAGAAGAACGAGATCCAAAGAGACGAACCCAGCATGACCAAGCGGAAGTTTCTCTACAATCTTTCGCGGTCAAGCTACGAAAAAAATTGGGGTCGAGCTTATCAGAGGCCGACACCGTTCGAACGCTTTCTGGCATTTCTCTATAAGCTGCTTCCCAAGTTTGGTCCCTTGAGGGTGCTACAGCTTCGCACTCCAACGCCTCAGACCGAACACATGTTTGAAGCGAGTTTCAATGCCGCCTTGGACAGTTACAAGGCTCTGCTGGTCCAGACGGGCAGGGGAACGCCAGAAGTCCCCGATGTGAATCTGGATACCGGCGGCAGTACCTCTCCCGGAGTTTATTTCATGAATGACAACGTCCGTGCGAAGCTGCTCGAAAAGCTTGCAGAGCAGAATTTTGCACGGGTGACAGCCGATCTTCGCGCCAATCTTTTACACTTTTATTCGGATCCCGATGCACCATATGCGACTAAACGCAAACCAAAGCAATGGAACAAGCTGCAAGTGGACCTGAAGCGATTGAAAGAGTCTGTCCCCACTACGTCAGCGGGTGACAGTCAAGGCGACGGGCAGTGA
- a CDS encoding cyclase family protein, whose amino-acid sequence MKPTDCVRTMVLFVPILLCAGSLMAQNAQPSLWQIYETSLKKAKYVDLTHTITPSTPVWHGFSPSRFSRTVDPATNVPYTYEKDGFEATHYDLSTDQLGTQLDPPAHWNPSYPAIDELPATYAIRPLVVIPIYEQAAKDPGYQMTVDDIKNWEKRNGRIPEGAVVFIRSDWSKDWPSPDLATRKQFPGVTLAALKFLHLERHILFHGHEALDTDTTPTLEGEAWLLRNGYTQAEGVANLDRVPEKGALVAIGFPKLGGGTGGYARYIAICPPDWKYGVSVGEVPEAPMNKLGHPLHWDAKAGMRIR is encoded by the coding sequence ATGAAGCCAACTGATTGTGTTCGTACGATGGTTCTGTTTGTGCCGATACTCTTGTGTGCCGGATCGTTAATGGCCCAAAACGCCCAGCCATCACTCTGGCAGATCTACGAAACGTCTCTGAAAAAGGCGAAATATGTCGACTTGACCCATACCATCACTCCGTCAACTCCGGTTTGGCACGGTTTCAGCCCATCCCGATTTTCGCGGACTGTTGATCCTGCCACGAACGTACCGTACACATACGAGAAAGACGGTTTTGAGGCGACCCATTACGATCTCTCGACCGATCAACTGGGCACGCAGCTGGACCCGCCGGCCCATTGGAATCCGAGCTATCCCGCCATTGACGAACTGCCGGCAACGTATGCGATTCGTCCACTGGTCGTGATCCCGATATACGAACAGGCGGCCAAAGATCCCGGGTATCAAATGACGGTGGACGACATCAAGAACTGGGAGAAACGCAATGGGCGCATTCCGGAAGGAGCCGTGGTATTCATCCGTTCAGATTGGTCCAAGGACTGGCCCAGTCCCGATCTGGCGACTCGAAAACAGTTTCCTGGAGTAACACTCGCAGCTTTGAAATTTCTTCATCTCGAACGCCATATTCTTTTCCACGGGCACGAAGCACTCGACACAGACACGACGCCTACGCTCGAAGGCGAGGCATGGCTCTTAAGGAATGGCTACACGCAAGCGGAAGGCGTCGCCAACCTCGATAGGGTCCCCGAAAAGGGAGCTCTGGTTGCCATCGGCTTTCCAAAACTCGGAGGAGGAACGGGTGGATACGCTCGCTATATCGCGATTTGCCCGCCAGACTGGAAATATGGAGTCTCTGTCGGTGAGGTGCCGGAAGCTCCGATGAACAAATTGGGCCACCCTTTGCATTGGGACGCGAAGGCAGGCATGCGCATCCGGTAA